The proteins below are encoded in one region of Sphingobium yanoikuyae:
- the metX gene encoding homoserine O-acetyltransferase MetX, which yields MASVSPDTRFGLRRQARLPGPLPLSSGASLSPVDIAYESYGQMNADKSNVILICHALTGDQYVASDHPVTGKPGWWWRMVGEGRPVDPARHFIICSNVIGSCMGSSGPASIDPALGDPYAMRFPVLTIADMVRAQAMLLDHLGVDRLAAVIGGSMGGMQALTWPTLFPDRVERCVVIASTARHSAQNIAFHEVGRQAIMADPLWRGGDYYADGKVPSAGLAVARMAAHITYLSEAGLTEKFGRRLQGRDAKTFGFDADFQVESYLRHQGLSFVERFDANSYLYITRAMDYYDIAEDHGGSLARAFTATRARFCLVSFDTDWLYPTAESRAIVHALNASGAQASFVELSSPFGHDAFLLESPELNRVVDGFLRGGRA from the coding sequence ATGGCCAGCGTTTCCCCTGACACACGTTTCGGCCTGCGCCGCCAGGCCCGCCTTCCCGGTCCGCTGCCGCTGTCGAGCGGCGCCAGCCTGTCCCCGGTCGACATCGCCTATGAAAGCTATGGGCAGATGAATGCGGACAAATCCAACGTCATCCTGATCTGCCACGCGCTGACCGGCGACCAATATGTCGCATCGGACCACCCCGTCACCGGCAAGCCCGGCTGGTGGTGGCGGATGGTGGGCGAAGGCCGGCCGGTCGACCCGGCGCGCCATTTCATCATCTGCTCCAACGTCATCGGCAGCTGCATGGGATCGTCCGGCCCCGCCAGCATCGACCCGGCGCTGGGCGATCCCTATGCGATGCGCTTCCCGGTGCTGACCATTGCCGACATGGTGCGGGCGCAGGCGATGCTGCTCGACCATCTGGGTGTCGATCGGCTGGCGGCGGTGATCGGCGGGTCGATGGGCGGCATGCAGGCGCTGACCTGGCCCACCTTGTTCCCCGACCGGGTCGAACGCTGCGTCGTCATCGCCTCGACCGCGCGGCACAGCGCCCAGAACATCGCCTTTCACGAGGTCGGACGTCAGGCGATCATGGCCGATCCGCTCTGGCGCGGCGGCGACTATTATGCCGATGGCAAGGTGCCGAGCGCGGGCCTCGCCGTCGCCCGCATGGCGGCGCATATCACCTATCTTTCCGAAGCGGGCCTGACCGAGAAATTCGGGCGACGGCTGCAGGGGCGTGACGCCAAGACCTTCGGCTTCGACGCGGATTTCCAGGTGGAGAGCTATCTGCGCCATCAGGGGCTGAGCTTCGTCGAGCGGTTCGATGCCAACTCCTATCTCTACATCACCCGCGCCATGGACTATTATGACATAGCGGAGGATCATGGCGGATCGCTGGCGCGCGCCTTCACCGCAACGCGGGCGCGCTTCTGCCTGGTCAGCTTCGATACCGACTGGCTCTATCCCACCGCCGAATCCCGCGCGATCGTCCATGCCCTCAACGCCTCGGGCGCGCAGGCCAGCTTCGTCGAACTGTCCAGCCCCTTCGGCCATGATGCCTTCCTGCTCGAAAGCCCGGAACTCAATCGCGTGGTCGACGGCTTCCTGCGCGGTGGCCGGGCATGA
- the metW gene encoding methionine biosynthesis protein MetW, which translates to MSDLLRPDLALIARTVRPGTRVLDVGCGDGALMAALRDTSQVDARGLEIDGSNVAAAVGRGLSVVQGDADTDLSYYPDTSFDYAILSQTLQTTRRPDLVVEELLRIGRQAFVSFPNFAHWRGRLSLLWGGRMPVTRLLPDTWYDTLNIHHVTVDDFRALVKDRGWTIDGQWFLKGDRETTHANANLFAEHAVFLLRR; encoded by the coding sequence ATGAGCGATCTCCTCCGCCCCGATCTGGCGCTGATCGCCCGCACCGTTCGGCCGGGCACGCGGGTGCTGGACGTCGGCTGTGGCGACGGCGCGCTGATGGCGGCACTGCGCGACACCAGCCAGGTCGATGCCCGCGGGCTGGAGATTGACGGCTCCAATGTCGCCGCCGCGGTCGGCCGCGGCCTATCGGTGGTGCAGGGCGACGCCGACACCGACCTCAGCTATTATCCTGACACCAGTTTCGACTATGCGATCCTCAGCCAGACGCTGCAGACGACCCGGCGCCCCGACCTGGTGGTGGAGGAATTGCTGCGCATCGGCCGCCAGGCCTTCGTCTCCTTCCCCAATTTCGCCCATTGGCGCGGGCGCCTGTCGCTGCTGTGGGGCGGGCGCATGCCGGTGACGCGGCTATTGCCCGACACCTGGTATGACACGCTCAACATCCATCATGTGACGGTGGATGATTTCCGCGCGCTGGTGAAGGATCGCGGCTGGACCATCGACGGCCAGTGGTTCCTGAAAGGGGACAGGGAAACCACCCATGCGAACGCCAATCTGTTCGCCGAACATGCGGTGTTCCTGCTGCGCAGATAG
- the greB gene encoding transcription elongation factor GreB — translation MSGPYPNYISPEGFAKLRAEYDHLLGVERPRIVEVVSWAAGNGDRSENGDYLYGRKRMREIDGQLKRLSKKMKDAKVVDPRQQPDKGRVYFGATVTIADEDDNHRTVTIVGNDETDVDAGRIGWGSPIARALRGAAIGDLRRVHLPAGEKEYEVMAISYPQ, via the coding sequence ATGAGCGGTCCCTATCCCAATTATATCAGCCCCGAGGGCTTTGCGAAGCTGCGCGCCGAATATGACCATCTGCTCGGCGTCGAGCGGCCGCGCATCGTCGAGGTGGTGAGCTGGGCCGCGGGCAATGGCGACCGGAGCGAAAATGGCGACTATCTTTATGGTCGCAAGCGGATGCGCGAGATTGACGGGCAGCTGAAGCGCCTGTCGAAGAAGATGAAGGACGCCAAGGTCGTCGACCCGCGCCAGCAGCCCGACAAGGGCCGGGTCTATTTCGGCGCGACCGTCACCATCGCCGACGAGGATGACAATCATCGCACCGTGACGATCGTCGGCAATGACGAGACCGATGTGGACGCCGGCCGGATCGGTTGGGGATCACCGATCGCCCGTGCGCTGCGCGGGGCGGCCATCGGCGACCTGCGCCGGGTGCATCTGCCCGCCGGCGAAAAGGAATATGAGGTGATGGCGATCAGCTATCCGCAATAG
- a CDS encoding GMC family oxidoreductase, with translation MDRDYGRWDYIILGAGSAGCVLANRLSADPRNRVLLLEAGGKDDWLWIKIPVGYLYCMGNPRTDWCLKTEEEAGLDARAIAYPRGRVIGGSSSINGMIYMRGQAADYDGWRQAGNVGWGWDDVLPYFVRAEDHQDGASATHGAGGEIRVERQRLRWDLLDRFRQAASQYGVPETADFNGGDNLGSGYFQVTQRRGRRWSAADAFLRPAMNRPNLRIVTGATIDRVTIAQGRATGVRFLLDGDACTAQAEGEVILSAGSIGSPAILQRSGIGDGARLAALGIDVLADRPGVGENLQDHLQIRCAYRVSGIATLNGRAGSWLGKAWMGLHYLASRSGPLSMAPSQLGMFVKSDPRHATANLEYHVQPLSLAAFGGALDAFPAFTASVCNLRPHSRGDVWIRSADPLAPPAIRPNYLSAAEDRQVAIEAVRVTRAIVGQPALAPYAPQEFRPGPERQDDAALLEGIGAIASSIFHPVGTAAMGSGPRAVVDPQLRVHGLDGLRVIDASVMPMITSGNTNAPTMMIAEKGAEMILAAARS, from the coding sequence ATGGACCGGGATTATGGCCGCTGGGATTATATCATCCTGGGCGCGGGCAGCGCGGGATGCGTGCTGGCCAACCGGCTGAGCGCCGATCCGCGCAATCGCGTGCTGCTGCTGGAGGCCGGCGGCAAGGACGACTGGCTGTGGATAAAGATCCCGGTCGGCTATCTCTATTGCATGGGCAATCCACGCACCGACTGGTGCCTGAAGACCGAAGAAGAAGCCGGCCTTGACGCCCGTGCCATCGCCTATCCGCGCGGCCGGGTGATCGGCGGCAGCAGCTCGATCAACGGCATGATCTACATGCGCGGCCAGGCCGCCGATTATGATGGCTGGCGGCAGGCCGGCAATGTCGGCTGGGGCTGGGACGATGTCCTGCCCTATTTCGTGCGGGCGGAGGATCATCAGGATGGGGCGAGCGCCACCCATGGCGCAGGCGGCGAGATACGGGTCGAGCGGCAAAGGCTGCGCTGGGATCTGCTCGACCGTTTCCGCCAGGCCGCCAGCCAATATGGCGTGCCCGAAACCGCCGACTTCAACGGCGGCGACAATCTGGGGTCGGGCTATTTTCAGGTGACGCAGCGGCGCGGCCGGCGCTGGAGCGCGGCCGACGCCTTCCTGCGCCCGGCGATGAACCGCCCCAATCTGCGCATCGTCACCGGCGCCACGATCGACCGGGTGACGATCGCGCAGGGCCGCGCCACCGGCGTCCGCTTCCTGCTGGACGGCGACGCCTGCACCGCACAGGCCGAGGGCGAGGTCATCCTGTCGGCCGGGTCGATCGGCAGCCCCGCCATCCTCCAGCGATCTGGCATCGGCGACGGCGCCCGGCTGGCCGCACTCGGCATCGACGTGCTGGCCGACCGGCCGGGCGTCGGCGAAAATCTGCAGGATCATCTCCAGATACGCTGCGCCTATCGGGTGAGCGGCATCGCCACCCTTAACGGCCGGGCCGGATCATGGCTGGGCAAGGCGTGGATGGGCCTGCACTATCTGGCCAGCCGCTCCGGGCCGCTGTCGATGGCGCCCAGCCAGCTTGGCATGTTCGTCAAATCCGACCCGCGCCATGCCACCGCCAATCTCGAATATCATGTCCAGCCCTTGAGCCTGGCCGCGTTCGGCGGTGCGCTCGACGCCTTTCCCGCCTTCACCGCCAGCGTCTGCAACCTGCGCCCGCACAGCCGGGGCGATGTGTGGATAAGGTCTGCCGATCCGCTCGCCCCGCCCGCCATCCGCCCCAATTATCTCTCCGCCGCCGAGGACCGCCAGGTTGCGATCGAGGCGGTGCGCGTCACCCGCGCGATCGTCGGCCAGCCGGCCCTCGCCCCCTATGCGCCGCAGGAGTTCCGGCCCGGCCCGGAGCGACAGGATGACGCCGCCCTGCTCGAAGGAATCGGCGCGATCGCCAGCAGCATCTTCCATCCGGTCGGCACCGCCGCCATGGGCAGCGGCCCGCGCGCAGTGGTCGACCCGCAGCTGCGCGTTCATGGCCTCGACGGGCTGCGCGTCATCGACGCCTCGGTGATGCCGATGATCACGTCCGGCAACACCAATGCGCCGACCATGATGATCGCGGAAAAGGGGGCGGAGATGATTCTCGCAGCCGCCCGTTCCTAA
- a CDS encoding SDR family oxidoreductase, whose amino-acid sequence MQIAGRTIFITGGGGGIGAGMAQAFAEQGGRIILADIDAGFAEAEAAKLPAGTDAMALSLDVTRRDSWAQARAAAEARFGPVDILCNNAGIASGFAPLIDMDPADFDRLVAVNLTGVYNGIACFARAMVDRGAGHIVNTSSMNGLNPFGLFAAYSASKFGVLGLSDSLRQELAPHGVGVSTLFPGLTRSRMSESDTVGPGAMDPARLAQIRANMMEPIWLGRAVVRAVEQDQPYIITHPEYRDDLARRFDTILAAFGEPAQPGYRTGASATGR is encoded by the coding sequence ATGCAGATCGCGGGCAGAACGATATTCATCACCGGGGGCGGCGGCGGCATTGGCGCAGGGATGGCCCAGGCCTTTGCCGAGCAGGGCGGGCGCATCATCCTGGCCGATATCGACGCGGGTTTTGCCGAGGCGGAGGCGGCGAAACTGCCGGCGGGGACGGACGCGATGGCGCTCTCCCTCGACGTCACCCGGCGCGATAGCTGGGCGCAGGCCAGGGCAGCGGCGGAGGCGCGCTTCGGGCCTGTGGATATTCTCTGCAACAATGCCGGGATCGCGTCCGGTTTCGCGCCGCTGATCGACATGGACCCGGCCGATTTCGACCGGCTGGTGGCGGTCAACCTGACCGGCGTCTATAATGGCATCGCCTGTTTCGCGCGGGCGATGGTCGACCGGGGCGCGGGGCATATCGTCAACACATCGTCGATGAACGGGCTCAACCCCTTCGGCCTGTTCGCAGCCTATTCGGCGAGCAAGTTCGGCGTGCTGGGCCTGTCGGATTCGCTGCGGCAGGAACTGGCGCCCCATGGCGTCGGCGTCTCCACCCTGTTTCCCGGCCTGACCCGCAGCCGCATGTCGGAATCCGACACGGTCGGGCCGGGCGCGATGGACCCGGCGCGGCTGGCGCAGATTCGCGCCAACATGATGGAGCCGATCTGGCTGGGCCGGGCGGTGGTGCGCGCGGTCGAGCAGGACCAGCCCTATATCATCACCCATCCCGAATATCGCGACGACCTAGCCCGCCGGTTCGATACGATCCTGGCGGCGTTCGGGGAACCGGCCCAGCCGGGCTATCGCACGGGGGCGTCGGCGACCGGGCGCTGA
- a CDS encoding LysR family transcriptional regulator, whose amino-acid sequence MDRAQLPLNALRAFEAAARHLSFTRAGLELCVSQGAVSQQVAQLEARIGAPLFRRLPRGLALTDEGLALLPVLADAFDRVGGTLERIEGGRLHEVLTLGVVGTFAGGWLLPRLADFARACPHVDLRLMTNNNRVDLAGEGLDLAIRFGEGAWHGTHAQPILRAPLAPLCTPALAARLADPAALAREPLLRSYRADEWPRWFATAGAPCPPLRGPMFDTSLLMVEAARAGLGVALAPVAMFAADLQAGRLVQPFPESVDVGGYWLTRLLSRPDSPAMAAFRAWLADAVLQG is encoded by the coding sequence ATGGATCGCGCCCAATTGCCGCTCAATGCCCTGCGCGCCTTCGAGGCGGCGGCCCGGCATCTCAGCTTCACCCGCGCCGGCCTCGAACTCTGCGTCAGCCAGGGCGCGGTCAGCCAGCAGGTCGCGCAGCTTGAGGCGCGGATCGGCGCACCACTGTTCCGCCGCCTGCCGCGCGGCCTCGCTCTGACCGATGAGGGGCTGGCGCTGCTCCCGGTGCTAGCCGATGCGTTCGACCGGGTCGGCGGCACGCTGGAGCGGATCGAGGGTGGGCGGCTGCATGAAGTGCTGACGCTGGGCGTGGTCGGCACCTTTGCCGGCGGCTGGCTGCTGCCGCGCCTTGCCGATTTCGCCCGCGCCTGCCCCCATGTCGATCTGCGGCTGATGACCAACAACAATAGGGTCGACCTGGCCGGCGAAGGGCTGGACCTGGCGATCCGCTTTGGCGAGGGCGCCTGGCACGGCACCCATGCCCAGCCGATCCTCCGCGCGCCGCTCGCCCCGCTCTGCACGCCCGCCCTCGCCGCCCGCCTGGCCGATCCCGCCGCGCTCGCGCGCGAGCCGCTGCTGCGCTCCTATCGTGCCGACGAATGGCCGCGCTGGTTCGCCACCGCCGGTGCGCCCTGCCCGCCGCTGCGCGGGCCGATGTTCGACACCTCGCTGCTGATGGTGGAGGCGGCACGGGCCGGCCTTGGCGTCGCCCTCGCCCCGGTCGCGATGTTCGCCGCCGATCTGCAGGCCGGGCGGCTGGTCCAGCCTTTTCCGGAGAGCGTCGATGTCGGCGGCTATTGGCTTACCCGCCTGCTGTCCCGCCCCGACAGCCCCGCCATGGCCGCCTTCCGCGCCTGGCTGGCGGATGCTGTCCTACAGGGCTGA
- the bla gene encoding subclass B3 metallo-beta-lactamase, with translation MRNWMGVGISMAAMFLGGPAWTKAADDPLLRPIALASSKRWLAPQAPVRLHGQTYLVGFGGLNVALIRTSAGLILIDGAVPQAVRDVEANIKALGFSIRDVKLILSTEPHFDHAGGLAALARDSGATVVASAPAAAVLRTGGIDPADPQAAWLERFPAVRRLRAVKDGEEIRLGDTVITAVATPGHTMGSMSWRWKSCEGRQCATMVFGSSLNPIAADGYAFSDPARRPVVEAFRATFAKVGVMDCDLLITAHPDPADPAKLARLRAKRVPNAFIDPTACRRYADRAAGMLDKKLAAEGETRSYSRGQ, from the coding sequence ATGCGCAACTGGATGGGCGTAGGTATCAGCATGGCTGCGATGTTTCTGGGTGGGCCGGCCTGGACGAAGGCGGCGGATGATCCGTTGCTGCGGCCGATCGCGCTCGCCTCGTCCAAACGCTGGCTGGCGCCGCAGGCACCGGTCCGGCTGCATGGCCAGACCTATCTGGTCGGGTTCGGCGGCCTCAATGTCGCGCTCATCAGGACGAGTGCCGGGCTGATCCTGATCGACGGCGCGGTGCCGCAGGCGGTGCGCGACGTGGAGGCGAACATCAAGGCGCTGGGCTTTTCGATCCGCGACGTGAAGCTGATCCTGAGCACGGAGCCGCATTTCGACCATGCCGGCGGGCTGGCCGCGCTGGCCCGCGACAGCGGCGCGACGGTGGTAGCGAGCGCGCCGGCAGCGGCCGTGCTGCGCACCGGCGGCATCGATCCGGCCGATCCGCAGGCGGCCTGGCTGGAGCGTTTTCCCGCCGTGCGCCGGCTGCGCGCGGTCAAGGATGGGGAGGAGATCCGGCTGGGCGACACGGTCATCACCGCCGTCGCGACGCCGGGCCATACGATGGGCAGCATGAGCTGGCGCTGGAAAAGCTGCGAGGGGCGGCAATGCGCGACGATGGTCTTCGGCTCCAGCCTCAATCCGATCGCGGCCGACGGCTATGCGTTTTCCGATCCGGCGCGCCGGCCGGTGGTCGAGGCCTTTCGTGCGACCTTCGCCAAGGTGGGCGTAATGGACTGCGACCTGTTGATCACCGCCCATCCCGATCCGGCCGACCCGGCCAAGCTGGCGCGCCTGCGGGCGAAGCGCGTGCCCAATGCCTTCATCGATCCGACCGCCTGCCGCCGCTATGCCGACCGTGCTGCCGGGATGCTGGACAAGAAGCTGGCGGCGGAAGGGGAAACGCGCAGTTACAGCCGGGGCCAATAG